The following DNA comes from Actinomycetota bacterium.
TGGCAAGGCTGGCCGGCCTCGAGCCCGCCGGCGTCATCTGCGAGATCATGAACGAGGACGGCACCATGTCGCGTGTCCCGGACCTCGTGCCGTACTGCAAGAAGCACGATCTCAAGATCGTGACCGTCGCCGATCTGATCAAGTACCGGCGCAAGAACGAGAAGCTGGTCGAGCGCGTCGCCGAAGCGCGGCTCCCGACCAGATATGGCGATTTCCGCGCCATCGGCTACAGGAGCATTCTCGACGGCGAGGAGCACGTGGCCCTGGTCAAGGGCGACGTCGAAGGCGCCGAGGACGTGCTGATCCGGGTGCACTCCGAGTGCCTCACCGGGGACGTCTTCCACTCGATGCGCTGCGACTGCGGCGAGCAGCTCAACCACGCGCTGCGCATGATCGAGGAGGAAGGCAAGGGCGTGCTGCTCTACATGTCACAGGAAGGCCGCGGCATCGGCATCCTCAACAAGCTGCGGGCTTACGAGCTGCAGGAGCGCGGCCGCGACACCGTCGAGGCCAACGAGGAGCTCGGCTTCCCCGCCGACCTGCGTGATTATGGCATCGGCGCCCAGATCCTGGTAGACCTCGGCCTGACCACAATCCGGCAGATGACCAACAACCCCAAGAAGCTCAAGGGGCTGGAAGGATA
Coding sequences within:
- a CDS encoding bifunctional 3,4-dihydroxy-2-butanone-4-phosphate synthase/GTP cyclohydrolase II: MADQDNNESTKESPFSSIADAIEDIKAGKMVVVCDDEDRENEGDLTLAAQFATPEAINFMAMYGRGLICLAMTPEKCVELDLPQMVQNNEATFSTAFTVSVEARHGVTTGISAADRAHTIQTAIKPGAVSNDLVQPGHVFPLRAKPGGVLERTGQTEAAVDLARLAGLEPAGVICEIMNEDGTMSRVPDLVPYCKKHDLKIVTVADLIKYRRKNEKLVERVAEARLPTRYGDFRAIGYRSILDGEEHVALVKGDVEGAEDVLIRVHSECLTGDVFHSMRCDCGEQLNHALRMIEEEGKGVLLYMSQEGRGIGILNKLRAYELQERGRDTVEANEELGFPADLRDYGIGAQILVDLGLTTIRQMTNNPKKLKGLEGYGLKIVERVPIEMPPQCENVAYLATKKAKMGHILHHQDLRFEKDEEESK